A region of the Streptomyces durocortorensis genome:
CCGACGGAACCGTGATCGAAGGTTCCTCCGCCGTCGACGCCTCCATGCTCACCGGCGAATCGCTGCCGGTGGACGTCACGGTGGGCGATCCGGTCACCGGTGCGACGCTGAACGCGGGCGGGCGGCTCGTCGTCGAGGCCACCCGCGTCGGAGCCGACACCCAGCTCGCCCGAATGGCCAAACTGGTGGAGGACGCCCAGAACGGCAAAGCAGCCGCCCAACGCCTCGCCGACCGCATCTCCGCCGTCTTCGTCCCCATCGTCATCGCCCTCGCCCTGGGCACCCTCGGCTTCTGGCTCGGCAACGACGCAGGACTCACCGCCGCCTTCACCGCGGCCGTCGCCGTCCTCATCATCGCCTGCCCCTGCGCCCTCGGCCTCGCCACCCCCACCGCCCTCATGGTCGGCACCGGCCGCGGCGCCCAACTCGGCATCCTCATCAAAGGCCCCGAAGTCCTCGAAACCACCCGCCGCGCCGACACCATCGTCCTCGACAAAACCGGCACCGTCACCACCGGCCGCATGACCCTCCACACCACCCACACCACCAAAACCACCACCGAACACGAAGTCCTCCGACTCGCCGGAGCACTGGAGAACGCCTCCGAACACCCCATCGCCCAAGCCGTCGCCACCGACACCACCGGCCCCCTCCCCACCCCCGACGACTTCACCAACATCCCCGGCCTCGGCGTCCAGGGCACCGTCGAAGGCCACGCCCTCCTCGTCGGACGCGAACAACTCCTGACCGACGCCGCGATTCCCCTCCCGCCCGAGCTGTCCGCGGCCCTGGCGGAGGCCGAGGAGAACGGGCGTACCGCCGTCGTCGTGGCCTGGGACGGGGAGGCGCGGGGTGTGCTCGGAGTGGCCGACACGGTCAAGGACAGCAGCGCGGCCGCCGTGGCCGAACTGCGCACCCTCGGGCTGAGGCCCGTGCTCCTGACCGGTGACAACCGGGCCGTGGCGGAGACGGTCGCGGCCGAGGTCGGCATCGAGGAGGTGTACGCGGAGGTCATGCCGCAGGACAAGGTCGACGTGGTCAAGCGCCTTCAGTCCGAGGGCCGTTCGGTGGCGATGGTCGGGGACGGCGTCAACGACGCGGCGGCTCTGGCCACCGCAGACCTGGGGCTGGCGATGGGCACCGGGACGGATGCGGCGATCGAGGCGAGCGACCTCACCCTGGTTCGTGGAGATCTCAAGGTGACAGCTGACGCAATCCGCCTCTCCAGGCGTACTCTGGCCACCATCAGGGGCAACCTCTTCTGGGCCTTCGGGTACAACGTCGCGGCCTTGCCCCTGGCTGCAAGTGGCCTGCTCAACCCTATGATCGCGGGAGCCGCCATGGCGTTTTCGTCCGTGTTCGTCGTCACGAACAGCCTACGGTTGCGTGCCTTCACGTAACTTCCACAAAGAGATTTAGATCACACCGCTATTGGGGTAACCATCCGGTGGGTTCGTGAGTCTTAGAGTGCGATGCCAAGGATGTCTTGGGGGACGTCCGATGGAGTGTCTTGGGGGACGCTCCTGTTGGCAAGCGTTGGCCGGGGCACGTGCACCGGGGAGCTTTGAGCGGCCCTCCCGTGCGTACGTACCCCGGCAGACCGCAGCACAACAGAACAACGGGAGCTTCGACTCCCTACAGACGCCCGGCCGGATCCCGTGGGGGGAATCCGCTCCGGGATATGGGAAGCGCCCCGGCCGTCGACCCGTGGGGGGATCGGCGGCGGGGCGTTTCTCGCGCGCTCAGCACCTCAGCGCCCCCCTTTCAGCGCCCCCCTTTCAGCGCCCCCCTTTCAGCGCCCCTCCTTCAGCCCCCTCCTTCACCGCCCACCTTCAGCTCAGCGGCCTCCCCGTCGGCGGGCTCAGGCAGGGCGCACACACCTGCCCGCCCCCTGAACGCCGAATCGCCCCGGACACCGCGCTCTGTGCGAAGCGCGGTACGCGGGGCGAAGGCAGTCGGCCGAAGAGGCCGGGTGGTGCGGGGAGGGCTCCGGGTCAGCGGCCCTCGACCGGGACGAAGTCACGCAGGACCTCGCCGGTGTAGATCTGGCGCGGGCGGCCGATGCGGGAACCCGGCTCCTTGATCATCTCGTGCCACTGGGCGATCCAGCCCGGAAGGCGGCCGAGCGCGAAGAGCACGGTGAACATCTCGGTCGGGAAGCCCATGGCCCGGTAGATCAGACCGGTGTAGAAGTCCACGTTCGGGTAGAGGTTGCGCGAGACGAAGTACTCGTCGGAGAGCGCGTGCTCCTCCAGCTTGAGCGCGATGTCGAGCAGCTCGTCGGACTTGCCGAGCGCGGACAGCACGTCGTGGGCGGCAGCCTTGATGATCTTGGCGCGCGGGTCGAAGGACTTGTACACCCGGTGGCCGAAGCCCATCAGGCGGACGCCGTCCTCCTTGTTCTTCACCTTGCGGATGAAGGAGTCGACATCGCCGCCGTTGGCCTGGATGCCTTCCAGCATCTCCAGCACCGACTGATTGGCGCCACCGTGCAGGGGGCCCCACAGCGCGGAGATGCCGGCGGAGATCGAGGCGAACATGTTCGCCTGCGAGGAGCCGACCAGACGCACGGTGGAGGTCGAACAGTTCTGCTCGTGGTCCGCGTGCAGGATGAGCAGCTTGTCCAGCGCCGAGACGACGACCGGGTCCAGCTCGTACTCCTGGGCGGGGACCGAGAAGGTCATGCGCAGGAAGTTCTCGACGTACCCGAGATCGTTGCGCGGGTAGACGAAGGGGTGCCCGATCGACTTCTTGTAGGCGTACGCGGCGATCGTAGGCAGCTTCGCCAGCAGGCGGATCGTCGAGAGGTGGCGCTGCTTCTCGTCGAACGGGTTGTGGCTGTCCTGGTAGAACGTGGACAGCGCGCTGACGACCGAGGACAGCATGGCCATCGGGTGGGCGTCGCGCGGGAAGCCGTCGAAGAACCGCTTGACGTCCTCGTGCAGCAGCGTGTGCTGGGTGATCTCGTTCCTGAAGGCGGCCAGCTCGTCGACCTTCGGCAGGTCACCGTTGATCAGCGTGTACGCGACCTCAAGG
Encoded here:
- a CDS encoding heavy metal translocating P-type ATPase yields the protein MASTAAAGIPAADTSEAELMIGGMTCASCAARVEKKLNRMDGVTATVNYATEKARVTYGEGLELADLVATVEKTGYTARPVALPPDRTPTPAPTPSTPQPYVSEADARTDAEAARRTTSDTGTDAGPDSDTGIGAGSETGTGAGTGSGAGPVLPPHAATSPDTAAPSAEAEQDASLASLRQRLVVSAALAAPVVLLAMIPALQFDSWQWLSLTLAAPVVIWGGLPFHRAAWTNAKHGAATMDTLVSLGTLAAFGWSLWALFLGDAGMPGMRHGFDFIVSRADATSAIYLEVAAGVITFILLGRWLEARAKRKSGAALRALMHLGAKDVTALRAGTEVRIPASALVVGDHFVVRPGEKIATDGTVIEGSSAVDASMLTGESLPVDVTVGDPVTGATLNAGGRLVVEATRVGADTQLARMAKLVEDAQNGKAAAQRLADRISAVFVPIVIALALGTLGFWLGNDAGLTAAFTAAVAVLIIACPCALGLATPTALMVGTGRGAQLGILIKGPEVLETTRRADTIVLDKTGTVTTGRMTLHTTHTTKTTTEHEVLRLAGALENASEHPIAQAVATDTTGPLPTPDDFTNIPGLGVQGTVEGHALLVGREQLLTDAAIPLPPELSAALAEAEENGRTAVVVAWDGEARGVLGVADTVKDSSAAAVAELRTLGLRPVLLTGDNRAVAETVAAEVGIEEVYAEVMPQDKVDVVKRLQSEGRSVAMVGDGVNDAAALATADLGLAMGTGTDAAIEASDLTLVRGDLKVTADAIRLSRRTLATIRGNLFWAFGYNVAALPLAASGLLNPMIAGAAMAFSSVFVVTNSLRLRAFT
- a CDS encoding citrate synthase; amino-acid sequence: MSEHTNNAVVLRYGDDEYTYPVIDSTVGDKGFDIGKLRSNTGLVTLDSGYGNTAAYKSAITYLDGEQGILRYRGYPIEQLAERSSFLEVAYTLINGDLPKVDELAAFRNEITQHTLLHEDVKRFFDGFPRDAHPMAMLSSVVSALSTFYQDSHNPFDEKQRHLSTIRLLAKLPTIAAYAYKKSIGHPFVYPRNDLGYVENFLRMTFSVPAQEYELDPVVVSALDKLLILHADHEQNCSTSTVRLVGSSQANMFASISAGISALWGPLHGGANQSVLEMLEGIQANGGDVDSFIRKVKNKEDGVRLMGFGHRVYKSFDPRAKIIKAAAHDVLSALGKSDELLDIALKLEEHALSDEYFVSRNLYPNVDFYTGLIYRAMGFPTEMFTVLFALGRLPGWIAQWHEMIKEPGSRIGRPRQIYTGEVLRDFVPVEGR